The proteins below come from a single Harpia harpyja isolate bHarHar1 chromosome 2, bHarHar1 primary haplotype, whole genome shotgun sequence genomic window:
- the HELT gene encoding hairy and enhancer of split-related protein HELT isoform X2 → MASKLKERRRTPVSHKVIEKRRRDRINRCLTELGKTVPMALAKQSSGKLEKAEILEMTVQYLRALHSADFPRGREKELLSEFANYFHYGYHECMKNLVHYLTTVERMETKDTKYARILAFLQSKARFVTEPLFTSLGSLPEPDFSYQLHPGPECPGHGHSPGEAVLQPPSGGPFPWHGAARSPSLPYHLPNAAVPLASPGQQRSTFLSSVQGLDRHYLNLLGHSHPNAFGLPPGQHPSML, encoded by the exons ATGGCCTCCAAGCTCAAGGAGCGGAGG AGGACGCCGGTTTCCCACAAAGTGATTGAGAAGCGGAGGAGGGACCGCATCAACCGCTGCCTCACCGAGCTGGGGAAGACGGTGCCCATGGCTCTGGCCAAGCAG AGCTCGGGGAAGCTGGAGAAAGCGGAGATCCTGGAGATGACGGTGCAGTACCTGCGGGCTCTGCACTCGGCGGACTTCCCCCGCGGCCGGGAGAAGG agctgctctccgaGTTCGCCAACTACTTCCACTACGGCTACCACGAGTGCATGAAGAACCTGGTCCACTACCTGACGACGGTGGAGAGGATGGAGACCAAAGACACCAAGTACGCCCGCATCCTGGCCTTCCTCCAGTCCAAAGCGCGCTTCGTCACCGAGCCCCTCTTCACCTCCCTGGGCTCCCTCCCGGAGCCGGACTTTTCCTACCAGCTGCACCCCGGGCCCGAGTGCCCCGGGCACGGCCACAGCCCCGGCGAGGCCGTGCTCCAGCCGCCCTCGGGGGGGCCCTTCCCCTGGCACGGAGCCGCCCGCAGCCCCTCCCTGCCCTACCACCTCCCCAACGCCGCCGTGCCCCTCGCCAGCCCCGGCCAGCAGCGCAGCACCTTTCTCTCCTCCGTGCAGGGGCTGGACCGCCACTACCTCAACCTCCTCGGCCATTCCCACCCCAACGCCTTCGGGCTGCCCCCGGGCCAGCACCCCTCCATGCTATAG
- the HELT gene encoding hairy and enhancer of split-related protein HELT isoform X1, translating to MASKLKERRRTPVSHKVIEKRRRDRINRCLTELGKTVPMALAKQSSGKLEKAEILEMTVQYLRALHSADFPRGREKAELLSEFANYFHYGYHECMKNLVHYLTTVERMETKDTKYARILAFLQSKARFVTEPLFTSLGSLPEPDFSYQLHPGPECPGHGHSPGEAVLQPPSGGPFPWHGAARSPSLPYHLPNAAVPLASPGQQRSTFLSSVQGLDRHYLNLLGHSHPNAFGLPPGQHPSML from the exons ATGGCCTCCAAGCTCAAGGAGCGGAGG AGGACGCCGGTTTCCCACAAAGTGATTGAGAAGCGGAGGAGGGACCGCATCAACCGCTGCCTCACCGAGCTGGGGAAGACGGTGCCCATGGCTCTGGCCAAGCAG AGCTCGGGGAAGCTGGAGAAAGCGGAGATCCTGGAGATGACGGTGCAGTACCTGCGGGCTCTGCACTCGGCGGACTTCCCCCGCGGCCGGGAGAAGG cagagctgctctccgaGTTCGCCAACTACTTCCACTACGGCTACCACGAGTGCATGAAGAACCTGGTCCACTACCTGACGACGGTGGAGAGGATGGAGACCAAAGACACCAAGTACGCCCGCATCCTGGCCTTCCTCCAGTCCAAAGCGCGCTTCGTCACCGAGCCCCTCTTCACCTCCCTGGGCTCCCTCCCGGAGCCGGACTTTTCCTACCAGCTGCACCCCGGGCCCGAGTGCCCCGGGCACGGCCACAGCCCCGGCGAGGCCGTGCTCCAGCCGCCCTCGGGGGGGCCCTTCCCCTGGCACGGAGCCGCCCGCAGCCCCTCCCTGCCCTACCACCTCCCCAACGCCGCCGTGCCCCTCGCCAGCCCCGGCCAGCAGCGCAGCACCTTTCTCTCCTCCGTGCAGGGGCTGGACCGCCACTACCTCAACCTCCTCGGCCATTCCCACCCCAACGCCTTCGGGCTGCCCCCGGGCCAGCACCCCTCCATGCTATAG